Within Helicoverpa zea isolate HzStark_Cry1AcR chromosome 17, ilHelZeax1.1, whole genome shotgun sequence, the genomic segment GAAGCATTGCTGTATATACACCATACATCCTTTTCATTGCGGCAACCTACCAAAGTACCAAATTGTAGTTTCGGAAGGGTTAAACAGCTCTCTCTCCATataaaacgctggtactcaaATGCATCTAGTGTGTCAGTGCGCAATGAGTCATTTGGTGGAGACCAAGCTGTTCAAAAGATATCAGCATTTTTGATCCCTGCTCTTCCTCTCTGTTTCAACTTTGTATGCTacaccgaccccaaataacatTGAGATAAGGGCAGGAGCATGATGATGACGGGAGGATGCCAAAATTATTCGCTTTTCAAAATGTCCATTCCTCTATCTCCCCTAGGGTTGCTACGTGCGTGGTTTATACTTAGAAGGAGCACGCTGGGACTTGGAGGAGGCGTGCCTCAGACGCTCGCACCCCAAGGTGCTGGTGACCGAACTGCCTATAATGTACGTCATACCTATTGAAGCACATAAACTCAAGCTGCAGGTACGCTCCAACTACtcatttaaacttttttattttaacccgGCCCTGCGGTTTCACTTGCATCCTCGATAATTTCTTCTATATTGGACTATAGATAACtaattaactaatattataaagctgaagttgtCTGAACTTAGTCGTCgccatgggatgcgggtgaaaccgcaagcGGAATATAGCAAATTGCATCTGTCTGTGCAACGGTTTTGCTTTAGAAATACGACAGAAtgccatttaattttattttatcagtcggccaagtaaatacgagtactatataatgtaaataaaaactatatacatatatgactAAGTAAACATAGCTACTCGTACATAGTCAGGGACATCCCAAATGATGACTGGCCTAGTTTTTTTGTACCTATGCAATAACTGAAAAAACTGCAAGTGCAAACACGGATTTTCCTCTGTTTTTTTGCATGCAtagacaaatatttatattacctaGTTATGACGCTGTACCGTTTCCGAGTATTGTTTTTTCAGTACTTATAAGAACCAAAAGTAGTGTCAACATTGTCGAGTCATATCTACAAGACATAATAAACGATAACTTATTGCGTAACATACATTGTAGTTAAACAATATTATCAGGTTAATGCTGTATACAGTCGGTTTATTTATAcggaaaagtcgtggtggcctggtaaaggaccaacctctcaagtatgaggacgcgggttcgattccaggtcaggcaatcaatggaacttttctaagtttgtatgtactttctaagtatatctaagataccatggactgtgtttcggatggcacgttaaactgtaggtcccggctgtcattgaacatccttggcagtcgttacgggtagtcggaagccagtaagtctgacaccagtctaaccaaggggtatcgggttgcccgggtaactgggttgaggaggtcagataggcagtcgcttcttgtaaagcactggtactcagctgaatccggttagactggcagccaaccccaacatgattgggaaaaggctcggaggatgatgacagtTGGTTTATTTATGCTGTGCCCCTTTCCCCGTGGTTTTACCCACGTTTTAGGATACCACTTCCCGCAACCGGGTAAAAGTAGCATACCTATAGAATagatgtcctttctcaggctctggCTTATCTGTGAACCTGTGATTCAGAAGCGTTGACAACAGACAGCATAAAATTCATCTATTTTTAGAAACTTGTTTGATCTAGTCATGATCATGAATACTCACATTCACGCTGCGAAATCACGTTTAGCTTAAACAATTTAAACAgataatacgatgatatattgACACGGACACAGCATGTCGCTTTGTAAATAAGACTTTAAACTGTGCAGGTGTCGATAACCCAcattatgtttaattatattcAAGGCCAAAAGTTTATCTTTCTATCTTTGTCTGTATACTTTTCGTATGcccaaaaaataaacttttttacatcatacgttttgtaatatttactaATTTATTGCGTCGCGTGACTAGATTTTTATCATTCGTTTTCAATAATGACAGTATTTACGACCTTATTTACATTCTTATGTATTGACTTTTGTCCcgccttatatactttcttattacCTCCTACGTTCTTTCTTATGCACTGCCTTAGATACCTCCTTTTTAACTGCCTTTTAAACCACCTTATGACTTCTTTATAATGTTTTGTCCATTACCAGAACACTCTACGTACACCAGTCTACACGACGTCACAGCGTCGCAACGCGATGGGAGTCGGTCTCGTGTTCAACTCAGACCTGTGGACTGCTGAACATCCCAGCCATTGGATACTGCAGGGCGTCTGTCTTATTATGAATACTGACTGAATTGGTACCAGGCGGTGGAGATATGTTTTAGACATGGTAATGTGAGTTATTCAGCTTTCAACTGCAGGATTTTTAGAAAACTCTCTCTGTGATTTGGTGTACTTAGCACATACCACGGAGGAACTAAAGATAGGCGGAGATGCTATATGGAAAGGATCAGTTACTAGTAGTAACTAGGAGCCCGAACTCCTTGTTTATTCAAAACCAATCTGTAAAAGATTGGTCTtcattgattggtgatttcattTAGAAAATATACGGGTTCATCCcccaaacacccgcattttggcgcgctctCAACTCTTACCCGAGTTGTGCTCCCgatatctccgctagtcattttctCTCCATGCGTTAATCCGACTGGAATtaataatgtattatgtatgGCGCAATAAAGACGTCAAAGTTCAATACCGGTTCCTGACCATTGCAAGATATATCTGCTAGCTAGGTAATGCTCATACGAATTGCTAAACAAATCCGCCGCCAGTATAGCAACTGTCTAGTCAGTAGTACCTGTTTTTATAGAGTTATCTTGTTTTATTATAAGGTTTTGAATtagatgttaatttttaaataaagactgattaatgttatgtattgttttatttttattataaattatattaacattATATAGGAAGACAATCTATTGGCCAAGGTTGTTTgtctacaaacaaataaatgaccTTGTCCCACTAGTCAATGGGTACTTAGTAAGGTCAACAAACTCTTATCGTATTTACTATTAATCtttattaatgttgtttttgtagACATATAAAAATGGCTAtgtctgaattttataaataatgcttaactttaaatgatgattatttaaaaaagaataagATTTTTCTATGCTTACTATGTTAAATTTGTCTATACctattcaataatattaatgtcTAACTAGATTTGCATTTGGCCTTGACTTGaggtaaacaaatattatagaatGAGCTACTTAAGAAATCAGATAGACGCTGCCACTTCACCCAGCCTTTGTTGAAGAGAAACTCGCTTGATTGTTCCTTGCCTACATAATGTGGATCCtggaaacaaataaatattgttaagaaCTATTTTTATGGCACTTTCATATGGCAAGAGATATGAGTAAACTGAAATTTTGAGTAACCACAAGTACATGGGTGCCACTTACAATAGAAGAGGGAAcagagttttaaaataattatatatcttgtcttatatctatgttaattattgtaattggaGTTGCACCATTTTAGTTAACGATGAATATATTATGTTGATATAATATGACTCCACCCAtcacacaaaattaatattgttgcTCTAAATATCCCACTGCTCGGCAAAGGCATTTCATTTCCATACCTAACAACtctttaaaagaaatataacaCTTACCACAACTAATAAACTGGCACCACTCTTCCCTACATGAATGCCTACAATCCCTTTGGAAGAGGCGTCCACATCTCCGCCCATCATCAGAGGGCTGCCGAACTTCTCAAAATGAGATACCAGAGCATCCACTACAGTCTTCAGGTCATCTCCGTGATTCACGTGTATTATCTTGCATGGAATGTCATATAGTTTGTCTATTACCAGACATACCTGGaatatgacaaaataaatactgtgaagtttaaataaatattgacctTTAGCAATCTTTTAGTGTCAAGAAATCCTGTTGGAATAaatcaagaaaaataattttataactgtataggtatctctctctctctttccaGCTAtttatcccacatggtggtggggtcagctttcctaatttgtcttctccacttcgctctatttTCGACATTGTAACTGTCTAGGTATGTCTTGCCAAATTCCAAtacttatttatagtaagtacaGTGAAGACAGTGTggactatttttattaatagaatATCATTTTTAGCACCGTCAAATAGCAAGAATCTGtcaatataatatgtaatataCCTCAAAACTCCCGATCCATTGCCTAGAACCTACAAATGAAGCAGGTTTATCTTGTAATTGTACCAATATCTCTTGAATCTCTCTTATGGAGGGGACTTTAACGTCACAGTCTTGATTATCACTCATCCAGGAACAAATCGTTTGTAAAGTTCTATAGCCACAACCCCAACCCTGcaagaaaacatttaaaattaaaaacttacacGTAATACACTACAACATAACCTCAAATTCTAGCAGTAACGTTaagaattttaatataattaatacttaCTCTGTCATCAAAACCATCGCAAAGATAATGGTAGTACTTGTAATTTCcagaaattaaataagttttcccAGAATCCTTAGAGATCCCGGCACATTCGTGGATGTTTGTCAACAAACTTGACATTTTGGATAACAATGTTGCCAGCTAAACtcatttttaatgtacctaaaaGAAACTTTTTCTTAAAAGTGATTTAAAATCACAATCTCACAAAGATAgtgaatagaaaaaatatataggtatataagaTCGAATGATGATACCTGCATTGATATGTATTATTAATATCATAATAACGTATATGGACATGTAAggttgtgtataaataaataaataaataaaataaaatattactcatGGCAACTCAATAATACTGCGCCAGCTAGTGACTTGGGGATAGTCAGAGAGGGACTTTTTTTGTAAGCTCACTAGAATAATAACAGACTTTAGGAAATGATAAGTTGGTTCTTAAATCTGCAGTAAACGTCAACGTTTTAACAGGAGGTGACTTGGTGCAcgtttattatgtaggtatttaggtaggtacctaccgaaCAACTTGGTTGTATCATTTATCATCATACTAGATGCATCATGTCATCTGCAAAAATTAGAATAAATAGTTGCTTATTCCTAAACTCAGTATTCATCGCTTGTCTAGTTTCTAGGTAGGTTCTGAACTGCTACCTTCACGTGTCGCTGTAGGCACGTTCATGGGTGAGTCAGTAATTTCTTTACAAAACAATCGGTTGTCAATGCCAATAGTCAAGGCTCCCTTTAGCTACGGGTCAATTCGCTCAGACCGTCTCGAATTGCCATTCCATAAAACTACGAGAATGATGGAAGCAACCCTAATCGCGCCTATTTGATATTGCAGTGATGTCTCTTTTTTTTTGACTGCCTCGaatcgttggtctagtggtcgcaagcgcggctgttgtgctcgaggtctcgggttagattcccgggtcgggccgaaattgctttgtgggtattcttaaactttcacaaagtagcccgtagtctggaagttggtgattgattcacccgtgcatcggagagcacgtaaatgtcggtcctgcgcctaggGTTACCagatgaaaaaaacaaaagtccGGAGAAAACCTGAAGCCTGATTTCCATGGAAAAGTCCTGAGATTTTCTACAGATGAGAATTTTCTCTCAAAAACGTATTATTATCGTTGTGATCATTGCGGATCTTTTACTTCgataagtaagtaagtattgaTTTTAACTGCAATTGTTACcaaaagaagattattttaagtttgttttaaattaatacataagTATTGATTTTAACTACAATTGTTACCgaaagaagattatttttagtagtttaataagagagatctttaaaatgtaacctgttttttattcaaaatcctGAGCTGTCACTAGATTTGCTAAATCCGGCCGGAATCCTGAGAAGAGTCGAAAAATCCTGAAATCTCAGGACAAATCCTGAGATATGGTAACCCtacctgcgcctgatctctctccggtcgtgtcgaattgccgtcccatcggtcgggttatgagagtgaaggaataggaagagcacctgtgtctgcgcaaatgctcgtgcactataatatgtcctgcgcagctggctgaacagccgccgccgtggccgaaatcggccaagGACGCTATTATTTATGTCTCTTTGCAAGGAAAGGGCAAAATAATTCAATCGCCTATTTATACGGTGATTAGGTAAATCTAGGAGGACCTAGCATTTATCTCGAAGTATTCTATGTCTGCTTCTTTCAGTTcgagtttgtttttctttctttacctACTTATTGCTTCATAAGTAATTAGTGCCTTAACTAAACGCACAATTCATACACGTAAAAAACAAGTGCCAGAAGTGCCAAAATTCACATAACGTTTACCTACTCGAGGAAAATACCAAAGATACaaatatcataaataatatacttCTACTTAATCCTATCCTATTATGTATAAGCATTTTACTGATAAAAACATACGGACAGGTGTTTAAAATTAGC encodes:
- the LOC124638271 gene encoding probable Ufm1-specific protease 1; its protein translation is MSSLLTNIHECAGISKDSGKTYLISGNYKYYHYLCDGFDDRGWGCGYRTLQTICSWMSDNQDCDVKVPSIREIQEILVQLQDKPASFVGSRQWIGSFEVCLVIDKLYDIPCKIIHVNHGDDLKTVVDALVSHFEKFGSPLMMGGDVDASSKGIVGIHVGKSGASLLVVDPHYVGKEQSSEFLFNKGWVKWQRLSDFLSSSFYNICLPQVKAKCKSS